In Vibrio alginolyticus NBRC 15630 = ATCC 17749, one genomic interval encodes:
- the kdgK gene encoding 2-dehydro-3-deoxygluconokinase, producing MKSLNIAVIGECMVELQKKEGQLKQSFGGDTLNTALYLSRLTKAHDIKTSYVTALGNDPFSQEMLSAWQEEGIDTSLVLSVKEKQPGIYYIETDETGERYFHYWRNEAAAKFLFEQNESPLLVDKLYSYDAVYLSGITLAILTEEGKTQLFGFLERFKAQGGKVIFDNNYRPKLWESRENAMSWYLKILKHTDIALLTFEDEQMLYGDEHLEQCIERTSALGVDEIIIKRGSKDCLVVANGEAQYVASNKVDNVIDTTAAGDSFSAGFLAKRLTGGNAAESAYSGHCMAGAVIQHKGAIIPREVMPDLPL from the coding sequence ATGAAATCATTAAACATCGCGGTCATTGGCGAATGTATGGTTGAGCTACAGAAAAAGGAAGGTCAGCTAAAGCAGTCATTCGGTGGTGATACGTTGAATACCGCACTGTATTTATCTCGTTTGACCAAAGCTCACGATATCAAAACCAGCTATGTAACGGCTCTGGGTAACGATCCTTTTAGCCAAGAAATGCTATCAGCATGGCAAGAAGAGGGCATCGATACTAGTCTGGTTCTTTCCGTTAAAGAAAAGCAACCAGGTATCTACTACATCGAAACCGATGAAACTGGCGAGCGTTACTTCCACTACTGGCGTAACGAAGCGGCCGCTAAGTTCCTATTCGAACAAAACGAGTCTCCGCTATTAGTTGACAAACTTTACTCGTACGATGCGGTTTACTTGAGCGGTATTACATTAGCGATCCTTACTGAAGAAGGTAAGACACAACTGTTTGGCTTCCTTGAGCGCTTCAAGGCACAAGGTGGTAAGGTTATTTTCGATAACAACTACCGTCCTAAATTGTGGGAAAGCCGCGAGAATGCCATGTCTTGGTACCTTAAGATCCTTAAGCACACAGATATCGCACTGCTCACATTTGAAGATGAGCAAATGCTTTACGGTGACGAGCATCTAGAACAGTGCATCGAGAGAACCTCTGCACTGGGCGTGGATGAAATCATCATCAAACGTGGTAGCAAAGATTGCTTGGTTGTGGCGAATGGCGAAGCGCAATACGTGGCGTCAAACAAAGTCGACAACGTGATTGATACAACAGCGGCTGGTGATTCTTTCAGTGCGGGCTTCTTGGCGAAGCGCTTGACTGGCGGCAATGCAGCGGAATCGGCTTACTCTGGCCACTGTATGGCTGGCGCGGTAATTCAACATAAAGGTGCCATCATTCCACGTGAAGTGATGCCAGATCTTCCTTTGTAA
- a CDS encoding cupin domain-containing protein has protein sequence MNSFFVLDENPWEELGGGIKRKIVAYTDDLMAVHLCFDKGAIGAPHTHEIHDQIGYVVRGSFEAEIEGEKKVLKEGDAYFARKHMMHGAVALEQDSILLDIFNPAREDFLK, from the coding sequence ATGAATTCTTTCTTTGTATTAGATGAGAACCCGTGGGAAGAGCTAGGCGGCGGTATCAAACGTAAAATTGTTGCTTACACAGATGACCTAATGGCGGTTCACCTATGTTTCGACAAAGGCGCGATTGGCGCTCCGCATACTCACGAAATTCACGATCAAATCGGTTACGTGGTACGTGGCAGCTTTGAAGCAGAAATCGAAGGCGAGAAGAAAGTACTTAAAGAAGGCGATGCATACTTTGCTCGTAAGCACATGATGCACGGTGCGGTTGCACTAGAGCAAGACAGCATTCTTCTAGACATCTTCAACCCAGCTCGTGAAGACTTCTTAAAATAA
- a CDS encoding heparinase II/III domain-containing protein, which translates to MTTQPILLTEAEVELLRKEVGKPSLMGKSIEANRKELEAFMRLPLDVPGHGEAGGYEHNRHKQNYTYMNLAGRLFLITQEEKYAQFVKDLLAIYAEKYLTFDFHVQKNTNPTGRLFHQILNEHCWLMFTSLAYSCVASVMTEEERTAVVERIFEPMLDMFTVKYAHDFDRIHNHGIWAVAAVGICGLAIGKPEYLEMSVYGQDRDDTGGFLAQISQLFAPSGYYMEGPYYHRYAIRPTCVFAEVVHRHMPEVDIYNHKDKVIGNTVQAMLATAYPNGEFPALNDASRTMSITDMGVQVAVSVYSKHYGMDDNILGMAKIQNAVWMHPCGLELSQAYYKAIADREIGMPFWPSVELNEGPTGNNGAQGFIRMQDKTGDVSQLVMNYGQHGMGHGNFDTLGITFFNRGQEVLREYGFCRWVNVEPKFGGRYLDENKSYARQTIAHNAVTIDEQCQNGFDVERADSVHGLPHFFKVEGTEINGMSAFANDHYPNTDMQRSVFMLSLDELEAPLLLDLYRIEGEGEHQYDYSHQYDGQIVRTNFDYQSFGELSTLGDDFGYQHLWKVASGKVQDTALVSWLQNNTYYTWLGTSSSAKQNGDNEVIFTRTGANDPSFNLRSEPAFILRSKGESTLFASVLETHGYFNEEFEQSVNARGQVKDIRVVGYNAVGSIVEITTEKSLVTVMISNVLGADDQTPHQVELNGKTYSWNGFYSLEVNAFGQEK; encoded by the coding sequence ATGACTACACAACCGATTTTGTTGACTGAAGCAGAAGTCGAACTACTAAGAAAGGAAGTCGGAAAGCCGAGCTTAATGGGCAAATCCATTGAAGCGAATCGCAAGGAACTTGAAGCCTTCATGCGTCTGCCTCTAGACGTACCAGGTCACGGCGAAGCGGGTGGCTACGAGCACAACCGCCACAAACAAAACTATACCTACATGAACTTAGCGGGTCGTTTGTTCTTGATCACTCAAGAAGAAAAGTACGCGCAGTTCGTTAAAGATCTTCTCGCTATTTACGCAGAGAAGTACCTCACTTTTGATTTCCACGTACAGAAAAACACTAACCCAACAGGTCGTCTTTTCCACCAGATCCTTAATGAACACTGTTGGTTAATGTTTACTAGCCTTGCTTACTCTTGCGTGGCATCAGTGATGACAGAAGAAGAGCGCACAGCCGTTGTTGAGCGCATTTTCGAACCAATGCTAGACATGTTCACAGTGAAATACGCGCACGATTTCGACCGTATTCACAACCACGGCATCTGGGCAGTTGCGGCTGTTGGTATTTGTGGTCTAGCTATTGGCAAACCTGAATATCTAGAGATGTCGGTATACGGTCAAGACCGTGATGATACTGGCGGCTTCCTAGCGCAAATCTCGCAACTGTTCGCCCCTTCTGGTTACTACATGGAAGGTCCGTACTACCATCGTTATGCGATTCGTCCAACTTGTGTATTTGCAGAAGTAGTACACCGTCACATGCCTGAAGTAGACATCTACAACCACAAAGACAAAGTGATTGGCAACACAGTACAAGCGATGCTGGCAACGGCTTACCCGAATGGTGAGTTCCCTGCCCTAAACGACGCATCTCGTACCATGAGCATTACCGACATGGGTGTTCAAGTTGCAGTGAGCGTTTACAGCAAACACTACGGTATGGATGACAACATCCTAGGCATGGCGAAGATTCAAAACGCCGTTTGGATGCACCCTTGTGGTCTTGAGCTTTCTCAAGCCTACTATAAAGCCATCGCAGACCGTGAAATCGGTATGCCTTTCTGGCCAAGTGTGGAACTAAACGAAGGTCCAACTGGTAACAACGGAGCACAAGGCTTTATCCGCATGCAGGATAAAACCGGTGATGTGTCACAGCTTGTGATGAACTACGGTCAACACGGCATGGGACATGGTAACTTCGATACGCTTGGCATTACCTTCTTCAACCGTGGTCAAGAAGTGCTGCGTGAATACGGCTTCTGTCGCTGGGTAAACGTTGAGCCTAAATTCGGCGGGCGTTACCTAGACGAAAACAAATCGTACGCACGTCAAACTATCGCGCACAACGCGGTAACGATTGATGAGCAATGTCAGAATGGTTTCGATGTAGAGCGCGCTGATTCGGTACACGGTTTGCCTCACTTCTTCAAAGTAGAAGGCACTGAAATCAATGGTATGAGCGCGTTTGCGAACGACCATTACCCAAATACAGACATGCAGCGCAGTGTGTTCATGCTTAGCCTAGATGAGCTTGAAGCACCGCTACTGCTAGACCTTTACCGCATCGAAGGTGAAGGCGAACATCAGTACGACTACTCTCATCAATACGATGGTCAAATCGTACGTACTAACTTTGATTACCAAAGCTTTGGTGAACTGAGCACGCTTGGCGATGACTTCGGTTACCAACACCTTTGGAAAGTAGCAAGCGGCAAAGTGCAAGATACGGCGCTGGTTAGCTGGCTACAAAACAACACCTACTACACTTGGTTAGGCACAAGCAGCAGCGCGAAACAGAACGGCGATAATGAAGTGATCTTCACTCGCACTGGCGCCAATGACCCAAGCTTTAACCTACGTAGCGAGCCAGCATTCATTCTGCGCAGCAAGGGCGAATCGACACTATTTGCTTCTGTGCTAGAAACACACGGCTACTTCAACGAAGAGTTTGAGCAATCGGTGAATGCACGTGGTCAGGTGAAAGATATCCGCGTCGTGGGTTACAACGCCGTTGGCAGCATCGTAGAAATCACGACTGAAAAATCACTGGTTACTGTGATGATCAGCAATGTGCTAGGCGCTGACGACCAAACCCCACACCAAGTAGAATTGAACGGTAAAACCTACAGCTGGAATGGCTTCTACTCTCTAGAAGTGAACGCATTCGGGCAGGAGAAATAA
- a CDS encoding heparinase II/III domain-containing protein: MSYQTQSYQPLLMNFEEAAELSKALGTDSLLGNALARDIKQTDAYMAEVGIEVPGHGEGGGYEHNRHKQNYIHIDLAGRLFLITGEQKYRDYIVDMLTAYAKVYPTLESNTSRDSNPPGKIFHQTLNENMWMLYASCAYSCIYHTLEEEQKTLIENDLFKQMIELFVVTYGHDFDIVHNHGLWAVAAVGICGYAINDQDAVDKALYGLKLDKVSGGFLAQLDQLFSPDGYYMEGPYYHRFSLRPIYLFAEAIERRQPELGIYEFNDSVIKTTSYAVFKTAFPDGTLPALNDSSKTISINDEGVIMATSVCFHRYEQSETLLGMADHQQDVWVHISGKTLSDAVAAADNIKPFNWGSPFVTDGPEGEKGGVSILRHRDEQDDDTMALIWFGQHGSDHQYHSALDHGHYDGLHLSVFNRGHEVLHDYGFGRWVNVEPKFGGRYIPENKSYCKQTVAHNTVTVDQKTQNNFDTALAETKFGSKHFFKADDEKLQGMSGRISGYYNGVDMQRSIILAELPEFEKPLVIDVYRIEADQEHQYDLPVHYSGQIIRTDFEYDVESTLRPMGEDNGYQHLWNVGSGQVQGSSLVSWLHDNSYYSLITSATNGGKVFFTRTGANDPDFNLKSEPALILRQSGQNHVFASVLETHGYFNESIEASVGARGLVESVTVVGNNEVGTVIRLQTTTGNAYHFAICNLDEDKQNAAHRVEFDGVTYTWEGAFAQI, translated from the coding sequence ATGAGCTACCAAACCCAGTCTTACCAACCGCTATTAATGAACTTTGAAGAAGCGGCAGAACTAAGCAAAGCACTTGGCACGGATAGCCTATTAGGAAATGCACTAGCACGTGACATCAAACAAACTGACGCTTACATGGCCGAGGTCGGCATTGAAGTTCCAGGTCACGGCGAAGGCGGCGGTTACGAGCACAACCGCCACAAGCAAAACTACATCCACATTGATCTAGCGGGTCGCCTATTCCTTATCACTGGCGAACAGAAATACCGCGATTACATCGTGGACATGCTAACGGCTTACGCGAAGGTTTACCCGACGCTAGAAAGCAACACCAGCCGTGACTCTAACCCTCCGGGTAAGATCTTCCACCAAACTCTGAACGAGAACATGTGGATGCTATACGCCTCTTGTGCGTACAGCTGCATTTACCACACATTGGAAGAAGAGCAAAAAACACTGATTGAAAACGATCTGTTCAAACAAATGATTGAGCTGTTCGTAGTCACTTACGGTCACGACTTTGACATCGTACACAACCACGGTCTGTGGGCTGTAGCAGCAGTCGGTATATGTGGTTACGCAATTAACGATCAAGATGCAGTAGACAAAGCGCTTTACGGCTTGAAACTGGACAAAGTGAGCGGCGGCTTCCTAGCTCAGCTAGACCAACTGTTCTCACCAGATGGCTACTACATGGAAGGTCCTTACTACCACCGTTTCTCGCTGCGTCCAATCTACCTATTCGCAGAAGCGATTGAACGTCGTCAGCCTGAGCTTGGTATTTACGAGTTCAACGACTCGGTCATCAAGACCACGTCTTACGCGGTATTTAAGACGGCATTCCCAGATGGTACTTTGCCGGCATTGAACGATTCATCGAAGACGATTTCGATTAACGATGAAGGCGTAATCATGGCAACGTCAGTATGCTTCCACCGTTACGAGCAGTCTGAAACGCTACTTGGCATGGCAGACCACCAACAAGACGTTTGGGTTCATATCTCAGGCAAAACATTGTCTGATGCGGTTGCAGCCGCAGATAACATCAAACCATTCAACTGGGGTAGCCCATTCGTTACTGACGGCCCTGAAGGCGAAAAAGGTGGCGTAAGCATTCTTCGTCACCGTGATGAACAAGACGACGACACCATGGCGCTTATCTGGTTTGGTCAACACGGCAGCGATCACCAATACCACTCAGCGCTAGACCACGGTCACTACGATGGTCTGCACCTGAGCGTATTTAACCGCGGTCATGAAGTGCTGCACGATTACGGCTTTGGTCGCTGGGTAAACGTTGAGCCTAAATTTGGCGGTCGTTACATCCCAGAGAACAAGTCTTACTGTAAGCAGACGGTCGCTCACAACACAGTAACGGTTGACCAAAAGACACAAAACAACTTCGACACAGCGCTAGCAGAAACCAAGTTCGGTTCTAAGCACTTCTTCAAAGCTGATGACGAAAAACTGCAAGGCATGAGCGGTCGCATCTCTGGTTACTACAATGGCGTAGACATGCAACGCAGCATTATTCTTGCTGAATTGCCAGAATTCGAAAAACCACTTGTGATTGATGTTTACCGCATCGAAGCAGATCAAGAGCACCAATACGACCTGCCAGTGCACTACTCTGGTCAAATCATCCGTACGGATTTTGAATACGATGTAGAAAGCACGCTGCGCCCAATGGGTGAAGACAACGGCTACCAACATCTATGGAATGTAGGTTCAGGCCAAGTTCAAGGCAGCTCGCTTGTTAGTTGGTTGCACGACAACAGCTACTACTCGCTAATCACAAGCGCAACAAACGGCGGCAAAGTGTTCTTCACTCGCACAGGCGCAAATGATCCAGACTTCAACTTGAAGAGCGAACCAGCACTGATCTTACGTCAATCTGGTCAGAACCACGTGTTTGCTTCTGTTCTAGAGACACACGGTTACTTCAACGAGTCTATCGAAGCATCGGTTGGCGCTCGTGGTCTAGTAGAGTCAGTAACCGTCGTTGGCAACAACGAAGTGGGTACCGTGATTCGTCTGCAAACTACCACAGGCAACGCTTACCACTTCGCTATCTGCAATCTAGATGAAGACAAGCAGAACGCCGCACATCGCGTTGAGTTCGACGGTGTGACTTACACTTGGGAAGGCGCATTCGCACAAATTTAA
- a CDS encoding polysaccharide lyase family 7 protein, translated as MFIKSTKLLLISFSGLGLIGCGGNTSPTSQDDKPNIPHQEHVAPYSIAKFQNILSNSDLQVSDPNGEEGNKNSDVKNGAFSDYKSDHFYAEKDSNYLVFKMSNYKMRSEVRERENFNISEQGVFRTLYADVRLPEINLAMASSPANHDEVTFLQIHNKGTDTSGIGAIPHPLLRIVWEQERNSITGHYWAVVKNNAIDCSLPSSASDCYATSYDRYDLGKADLNAFTRFEVKIGENTLTIKENDEQKVNVDVSYWQHLLSYFKAGVYNQFENGEAKVQFKQLGLTKTDHTDSIAWNIDDWKLTIPASKNDWYGFGGDSAAELEPERCNSSKDPLSNEESVYQREIDLSYFNVIDGSMHFRADMGYGTSTANSSYIRSELRELYISTNSPDCSTSDEETSWYIEDSRTGATSHTLNATLRINEYPKIDGQLPKVVVGQIHGWKISQALVKLLWEGDNKPVRVILNDNYKLDNNKDCTDCNAFSVKLGTYAVNEDWQYTIRADKEGLFLATYDADGSNMASHTLKWGEAYSDTANNKSYTLTERWASPDIAFYFKAGIYPQFKPDNAYRGEIFDVSFSALSTLHQ; from the coding sequence GTGTTTATAAAATCAACTAAATTGCTTCTAATAAGCTTCTCTGGGCTTGGATTAATAGGGTGTGGAGGAAATACCTCCCCTACAAGCCAAGATGATAAACCAAATATTCCACACCAAGAGCATGTAGCACCATACTCAATAGCAAAATTTCAAAACATATTGAGTAATTCAGATTTACAAGTATCAGATCCCAATGGGGAGGAGGGAAACAAAAACAGTGACGTCAAAAATGGAGCATTCTCGGATTATAAGAGTGACCACTTTTACGCAGAAAAGGATTCCAATTACCTTGTCTTTAAAATGTCGAACTACAAAATGCGCTCAGAAGTTCGTGAGCGAGAAAACTTTAACATTTCAGAACAAGGCGTCTTTAGAACTTTGTATGCAGATGTTCGATTACCAGAGATTAACCTTGCAATGGCTAGCTCCCCTGCAAACCACGATGAAGTCACTTTCCTGCAAATTCATAACAAAGGCACAGATACTTCTGGTATAGGTGCTATCCCACACCCTTTGTTACGGATCGTTTGGGAACAAGAGCGAAACAGTATCACTGGTCATTACTGGGCGGTAGTAAAGAACAATGCCATAGATTGCAGTCTACCTTCTAGCGCATCAGATTGTTATGCAACATCATATGATCGTTATGATTTAGGAAAAGCCGATCTCAACGCATTCACGCGATTCGAAGTAAAAATCGGAGAAAACACATTAACCATTAAAGAGAACGATGAGCAAAAGGTAAATGTAGATGTATCCTACTGGCAGCACCTCCTGAGCTACTTTAAAGCCGGAGTTTACAACCAGTTTGAAAACGGTGAAGCAAAGGTACAATTTAAGCAGCTAGGACTAACCAAAACTGACCATACTGATTCAATAGCCTGGAATATTGACGATTGGAAATTAACCATTCCTGCAAGCAAAAATGATTGGTATGGTTTTGGCGGTGACAGCGCGGCTGAATTAGAGCCTGAGCGTTGTAATTCAAGTAAAGATCCTCTGTCTAACGAAGAGAGCGTTTACCAACGCGAGATTGATTTATCATACTTCAATGTTATTGACGGTAGCATGCATTTCCGTGCCGATATGGGTTACGGCACGTCAACGGCCAACTCCAGTTACATCCGTTCAGAGTTGCGAGAGCTCTACATCAGTACTAACTCCCCGGATTGCAGCACCAGCGATGAAGAGACAAGTTGGTATATTGAAGATAGTCGTACCGGTGCAACTTCGCATACGCTAAACGCAACACTAAGAATCAACGAATACCCTAAAATCGACGGTCAATTACCAAAAGTCGTGGTAGGCCAGATACATGGTTGGAAAATCAGCCAAGCACTCGTGAAGCTACTTTGGGAAGGTGACAATAAGCCAGTCCGAGTTATTCTGAACGATAACTACAAACTTGATAACAACAAAGACTGTACTGATTGCAACGCATTCAGTGTTAAGCTTGGTACCTACGCGGTAAACGAAGACTGGCAATATACGATCCGTGCCGATAAGGAAGGACTGTTTTTAGCCACCTACGATGCAGATGGCAGTAATATGGCCTCGCACACACTGAAGTGGGGAGAAGCATACTCAGACACCGCTAACAACAAGTCCTATACTCTTACTGAAAGATGGGCGTCGCCTGATATTGCGTTTTACTTCAAAGCCGGAATTTACCCTCAGTTTAAACCTGATAATGCATATCGAGGAGAAATCTTTGATGTGAGCTTTAGTGCTTTGAGCACTCTTCATCAATAG